The following nucleotide sequence is from Photobacterium gaetbulicola Gung47.
CTGTCATTAACACGCTTGGTACAGTAATTTCAAGTTCAAGGAAGAATTGTACAGTCAGCGTTGCTGAACCTCTTTTGGTACAAAAGCAAATGATAGCTCGAGAAGGAATTGGGGCTATCCTTTCTAAGGATGTTAAACACGACACTAATAAAAAATGTACGATATTGACTGGTCCCCATTCAGAGTGTTTTGAGATCTTCGATGGAAATGTTGCTTTGATAACAATTGGTGACGACAAGGCTTGTTTTGATGTTGTTTACGACATCGCTCAAAACACGGCACAACTTGTAATTATTGGGGGGATGAAAAAGTCTGAAATAAATGACGAAATTGAGAAATTAGAAGCAATTGCTCCTAATGCGATTTATCTTGAGTCCAGAGCTGATAAAGCCAGTTATCGCAAAGCTGTCAATTATAGCCTACAGCGTTTTGGCAAGTTGAATGTTGTTGCTCATTGCTCTGTAGAACAAAACAAAAAAGACAATAATTTAGCTGATAATATCATCGCCACTATGTTATTGGATATCGCGAGTGAAAAGATCCCACTTTCACATTTTTTACATATCATTGTATCCAATGAGAAAGGTACAAATTCGGCTGGTACCTTATTTGAGGCATTTTGTTGTGAACGAAACAGGATGACAGCACAGCAGAACAGGTCTGGTAAGGCGATAGTGGTGAATTGGACGGTAGGCGCCTTTGAAGTGAAGCAAGACACCTCCCGGTCACCTGAACATAAGCCGCCGTCTGATAAAGAAGTTGATGACAGTCAAATCAAAGATATTTTGGTATCAATACTATCATCGGTTTTGGAAATTGATGTCGCTGAGCTGTCCACAAAGTATATGGATACGAGTTTCTTTGAAATAGGTATTGACTCAATATTTAGTGCACGCATTTGCGAGCAAATCTCGAAATATACAGTTGAGAAGGTATCACCTGTTATTTTGTACAATTATAATAACTTGCAACTGTTAGCAAAATACCTCAAAGGAAAGTGGAGCGCGGATACCCCGGGAATTGAGCACAATGTACCAATAGTCCAGCAGCACAAGGAATCGTTGGATCTTAGTGTAGCAATTAAATCAGCCGATGAAAGCGGAAGCGAGACTTTGTTTTATCGGCCGCAGTGGAATAACTTCAAGGTTAGACCTGTAATCGAAGCCATCAACAGCACTCTTGTGCTGATTGGTGCTAAACCAGATTTTGTTCAACAGCTGAAAAGCGAAACAGGAGAAAATGCTGTCTTGGTGCATGAGCACTGGTCTGATGCATTAACCGCTAAGGTGCTTCATTCAGAGACTATTTCAAAACCTATTCATTTTGTTTATTTTGCCGACGCAGATTTAAGGTTGAAAGAGGAAGGATTTAATCAAATTCACAATATCTTTTCGATGTTCAAAACACTTTTCGAAAAAGCCGATTCTTACCGGAAAATCATGGTTACCTATGTTGGCGTTGCTCCAAATAGAATATCGAATTCTGAAATGAATTCTTCTTCGCATGAGGCGGTCATGAGCTTTGGCCGCTCTTTAGCAAAAGAATTCAGCCAACTAAAATTTGACTATATATCATTTACAAACGACGTGGGTAGCCCCCGATGTAACCAAGCTTTGATAGAGTTAATTCATTCAATACAGCATACGTCCTGTAATGAAGACGATCCGTGTGTTGGGGAGAAATGGAACAAATCAGAATACTATCGCTTGGTCGGCACGAATACAGAGATTCGGCGCTGGGAGCAAACAGCTAGCCTTGAAAATGAGCTTAAGGAAAGTGGTGAAAGTCATCGAGTATTGGCAAACCTGGCAGAAAATTCGAGCTATTTAGTGAGTGGAGGCTCTACTGGAATAGGCTTACTATTTGCGTCATACCTCGCGCAGAACAGTGCGGGAAGCAATATTTATATTTGCAGTAGATCTGAACTTGGCACGAAAAGCAAGCAGATGGTTGAGCAGGTCAATGCTGACCAAAAGTTAAACCACAAGGGTTCAAAGATTGTCCATATATGTGCTGACGTTAGCCGCGAAGAGGATATAAGCCGCGTATTTAGCCGGGTTGTATTAGATGGCAAACCTTTGAAAGGGATCATACATAATGCTGGTATAACACGTGATTCCATGTTTTTGAAAAAAAGTTGGCAGGATATGTCTGCTGTATTGTCAGTCAAGATGCATGGAGTGCACTGGCTAGATGAATATAGCACTGGCCACGCGCTTGACTTTTTCGTGATGTCTTCATCTATAAGCTCGGTAATAGGTAATGCAGGTCAAAGTGATTATGCCTTCGCGAATGGCTATCTTGACGGGTTTAGCCGGTATAGGCAATTTTTAGTTGAAAATGGAGAAAGGAAAGGTCAAACGATAAGTATTAACTGGCCATTGTGGTGCAACAAAAGCTTGATCAACGGAATGGAAGTGCCTACCAATTACCGTATGCACCTGGAAGAGGAATACGGGTTGCAGCTGTTGCCTAAAGAAGCTGGGTTGCTGGTATTACAAAACTTACTGCAGAAGCCATACTCGCAAATAATGACACTTCACGGTGTATCTTCGAGATTGAAGGAAAAGGTGATTGAGCCCCTCAACGCTGAGTATTGTGCTACTCAGCCAAACGGGGAAGGGAAAGCTGTCGAAGATGAGAAGGTTTTTAATGCACCGAGCGCTGTTTCCGAAAAGAATAATTTAGCGTCGATGGATATAGCAATCGTTGGTGTTTCGGGACGATTTCCCGATGCAGAAACACCCGATGAAATGTTCGAGAATTGCTTAAAAAAACATAGCTCTGTTAGAGAGTTACCGGAAAAACGTTTCAGTCTGGCAGATATCTACGATAAAAAACCTTATCAATTAGGAAAGACTGTTTGTAAATATGCGGGCTTGCTTGAGAACATTGATCATTTTGATGCCAAATTCTTTGGGATTATGCCAATGGAGGCGAACTACATTGACCCACAACAGCGTTTATTTTTGCAATCCGCTTGGCATGCTTTTGAAGATGCAGGCTATACCAAAGCCGACTTAAATGGAAAAAATTGCGGTGTTTATGTAGGGTGTATGACGAGTGATTATCAAAAGATTATCGAGCAACAAACGCCACCTAATGCTTTTGCGATGCTGGGTACGCATGCTGCGGTACTTCCTGCTCGTTTGTCGTATTGGCTAAATTTAAAAGGGCCAGCCGTTGCTTTTGATACTGCTTGTTCTTCTTCACTGGTCGCATTGCATCAAGCTTGTAATAGTATCAGGCTTGGAGAAACCAAAATGGCTCTGGTTTCCTCTGTATATTTGGTTGTTAACGAACGCGATTTAACCACTGCGAGCCAAGCTGGGATGTTGTCAAAAACAGATGGCTGCAAAACGTTTGATCAGAGTGCGGATGGCATTGCGATTGGTGAGGCGGTTACAGCAATTGTACTTAAACCACTGCAAGAGGCTGAACGTGACGGCGATCAGATCTATGGTGTTATAAAAGGCTCAGGAACCAACCAGGATGGTTATACAAGCGGTATGACTGCTCCTAACTCTTTGTCACAGGCTGCGCTAATCAATGATGTATATCATCGCTTCGGAATTGAACATGACAGTGTCGATTACATTGAAACACATGGCACAGGAACAAAGCTTGGCGATCCTATAGAGTGCGAGGCTCTTGCTACCGTGTTTGGCGGAGAGGCCGAGCACAGAGAATATACAAAACCTTGTTATTTAGGTGCGCTGAAGCCCAATATTGGACATTCGTTCAATGCAGCAGGAATGTCCAGTTTAATTAAGGTATTGATGGCCTTTAAATATAAGACAATCCCACCAGTAACCAAGGTATCTAAAGTTAATGACTTGATCAATATTGCTAACAGCCGTCTGGTGCTGCCGCAAGAACCTGTAACCTGGACTGAGTCGATAGGAAAACCAATGAGGGCGGGAGTAACAGCATTAGGGTATACGGGAACGAATGCACACGTAATATTGGATGCTTACTCTAGAGTGGAACGTCCTTCGAAGATTACTGAATTTGTGCCGAGATATCAATGTGTTGTGATCAGTGAATCAACCCCACAGCGTCTCGCGAAACTCATTGAAGAGCTAGTCAAGCTAGAATCACGGTGGCAGCAACATGATATGTATCCAGAGATCAAGGATATAGCCTACACATCACAGCACTGCCGTATTCATCATAAATATAGGGCTGTAATCATTGCATGTTCAAAGCCGACTTTCAGTAATGCCCTTAAACGCCTTAAAATGATTTCACCAAAACAGTTAGCAGACGGGGTAAGTGAATCTGCAGAATATGTTGAAAATAACATTGAAAATAGGCTGGAGCAATGGGGTGTCGTGACTGGCTGCGTTAATAAAGATGAGCAGTTGATATTTAACAATATCAGCAATGAAAAAGAACATCTTTTCTATGACAAAATGACATTAGCAAAATGCTGGTGTATAGATGGTGTACATGTAAAAGACATCCTATCGACATCAGATATTTTGGAACAGGTTAATGCCATAAAAGTATCATTGCCATTGAGGAGTTTCGAGACTCAGTCATTTTGGATTTCAGCTGATAACAATGCTAATAAGGCTGAAGGATTAAAAAAGCAAGGCACATTATATCCTGAAAATAAACTTGTAAAAGAAAATAAATTACGACCGTTAAAACTTGAAGAAATAAAGCGTCCTAACCATGAAGAGCGCAAAAAGTTGTCAGTATATATAAAGGGACTTGATACACTTAGTATCTAAGAATAATAAATATTATAGTTCAGCTTAATGATACTAGAGCAATTAAATGGCTCTAGTGTTATTAAGCTGTCAACTTGATGGTTTTAAATTAAGGATAATGAAATGATAGTCAACGAAATTAAGCAATTAATATCTGAGTTAACAGGTTTCCCTGAAAATGAATTGACAGCTGAAACAAAATTGCAGCTGGATTTAGCACTTGATTCAATCAAGATGATGGGATTGATGAGTCAACTTGTGGCTCGCTTTGAGCATATTAGGCCGTTAACTCATGAAGAATTAGTTAAATGGGATGTAATCGGTGATGTCTTTGAACATTATAACGTGGTACAGGATGAAAGTATCAATGAAAAGGAGAATTATCCATCTGATACTGAATTTCCAATATTAAATTCTCAGAGGATATTTTTCTTATCACATGCACTAAATGCGGGAAATGGACTTTGTACACGGTTAAAATTAAAAGGGAGTCTTGACCTTGATATTGCGAAAAAGGCGTGGCAACTTTTAGTCGAAAGAACTCCTGCATTAAGAACATATTATGTGCTGCCAGATAATGCAACATCTTTTAACGAAATGATAAGTTATATCAAGCATGATGCCAAAGTTCCAGAAATAGAGGTCATTCATCTGCAGGGTGATGATGCAGATGAAATTATTAATCAGAGAATAAATAAAGAGTGGAAGCTAGATCAATGGCCACTGCATCAGTTTGATATTGGTGTGATTAATGAGGAAGAATTTTACCTGTATTTTAGTAATGACCATGTAATTTCGGACGGTCGTGGAAATCAGAATATTGTAAGTGAGTTCATGGGTATATATGATGCCATTATAAAAAATACCATATCGGAGCTTAGCTTGCCAATAACCGATATAGAGTTTGCAAACACTATAAATGAAATCAATGCTGCTCGTGATGAATATAATGACTATGATTATATAGAATATATGAAAAAAATTGGTGAACAACCATTTTTCTGGAATATGAAAAATGATGAGTTTAATCCTGATAGATCAAGGTTTAAAAATTTGTTTATCAATGCAGGTGATGAACTTACAAGAAATCTAATTAATCTTACTAAAAAGTATGATGTTTCTATCAATACACTTTTAACTGGAATGTTTATTCGAACACTGCGAGACTTTGATGAAAATTTGGATGATGTTGTATTACAAATCCCAACTAGCGGTATTTTGTATCCCATACCAAAAATAGAAAAAATGGTAGGTTGCTTTGCTCAAAACATACCTTTTAGAACGAGGGATATATTCTCAAGCGAAGGGTTTGAACAGCAAATAAAAAATTTGCATGAGGAATTATATTGGGCGATATCTCAAGGGGTAGATTCATTACAAAGTGATGTAACTGCGAAAGTTGTTAAGGATACTGTTACTTTACACAGGGGGCAGATACCATCGAAAATGATACCCTTGATCAGAAGTTTTATTCGTTCCAATATCTACTTTCCATATATAGGAAGAGTTAAACTTAAAAAACACTACGGACAGGTTGAAGTTATAGAGTATCGACCTACGACGTCAAATAGCAGCGGTGCTATAGATTTTCTTCAAGAAATATATGATGGTCAATTAGTTATGTCATTGAATTTTGATGCAATACTTTTTGACCATTCTATGATGGAGCAATTAATGAAAAATTACCACCAGTCGTTATATGATTTAGTGAGTAAGCCAGAATTACAAGAAATAGATCATAAAACAGGTGATTTTGCTCCGAGTTATAACGTCAAGACACAAGGTATTCCAGAGTGGGATATCAATTATTTTAA
It contains:
- a CDS encoding hypothetical protein (COG1020,COG3321), which translates into the protein MSNETNIAIIGMDGRFPGANTLNEFWDNLAEGRSTISDIPLKRWNWKTNDSENKDQIYSRRGGFIDGVDEFDPLFFNISPIEAKSIDPQERLFLETCWNVFEDAGYSMERIRNELASTGVFVGAMYSDYGLRGGGYHHWSIANRVSFFFDLNGPSMAVDSACSSSLLALHLACESIRRRECQQAIAGGVSLILHKKHYQDLCKMQMLSASGQCSAFGEKADGFVDGEGVGAVLLKPYQQALDDGDRIYGIIAGSAVNSGGRTNGYTVPNPTQQANAIAKCLSSAKIPPAEISYIEAHGTGTSLGDPIEISALINAIDQNGEGEKQQDCAIGTVKPNIGHLEAAAGIAGLIKTLLQLKHRQIVPSLNCEKENPRYNLSDTPFYINKVLTPWTVNTASNPSKRRCAGISSFGAGGTNVHLVLAEDSKGQPDNRTADKDTSSPCMITLSGKRLDDLTRNLERLYNFLQQDNPPRLDDLSYSLHVAKTDYEHRMVFMSHSLSELVSDIRNVLDTGISANCFRSDNEQERNSRLQVLVQQKGGEEYLYSLWNSGCADNNSMQILGKLWLAGIDINWRSLYIRQQLDNLKIGSKPILPRVISLPRYAFDKKSYWLEDNSLRTNEAVSDGSLNQDSVGQAFFFLSDGSKEVTETYLALKNEPGRNRLFRLSSPKDLKTSLLNHNMSDASTINILVPESYLSLLLGSESRCSIDEGANRDLSDLIDLALRLDQSKNYNFHFVLQPDSDKSVINTLGTVISSSRKNCTVSVAEPLLVQKQMIAREGIGAILSKDVKHDTNKKCTILTGPHSECFEIFDGNVALITIGDDKACFDVVYDIAQNTAQLVIIGGMKKSEINDEIEKLEAIAPNAIYLESRADKASYRKAVNYSLQRFGKLNVVAHCSVEQNKKDNNLADNIIATMLLDIASEKIPLSHFLHIIVSNEKGTNSAGTLFEAFCCERNRMTAQQNRSGKAIVVNWTVGAFEVKQDTSRSPEHKPPSDKEVDDSQIKDILVSILSSVLEIDVAELSTKYMDTSFFEIGIDSIFSARICEQISKYTVEKVSPVILYNYNNLQLLAKYLKGKWSADTPGIEHNVPIVQQHKESLDLSVAIKSADESGSETLFYRPQWNNFKVRPVIEAINSTLVLIGAKPDFVQQLKSETGENAVLVHEHWSDALTAKVLHSETISKPIHFVYFADADLRLKEEGFNQIHNIFSMFKTLFEKADSYRKIMVTYVGVAPNRISNSEMNSSSHEAVMSFGRSLAKEFSQLKFDYISFTNDVGSPRCNQALIELIHSIQHTSCNEDDPCVGEKWNKSEYYRLVGTNTEIRRWEQTASLENELKESGESHRVLANLAENSSYLVSGGSTGIGLLFASYLAQNSAGSNIYICSRSELGTKSKQMVEQVNADQKLNHKGSKIVHICADVSREEDISRVFSRVVLDGKPLKGIIHNAGITRDSMFLKKSWQDMSAVLSVKMHGVHWLDEYSTGHALDFFVMSSSISSVIGNAGQSDYAFANGYLDGFSRYRQFLVENGERKGQTISINWPLWCNKSLINGMEVPTNYRMHLEEEYGLQLLPKEAGLLVLQNLLQKPYSQIMTLHGVSSRLKEKVIEPLNAEYCATQPNGEGKAVEDEKVFNAPSAVSEKNNLASMDIAIVGVSGRFPDAETPDEMFENCLKKHSSVRELPEKRFSLADIYDKKPYQLGKTVCKYAGLLENIDHFDAKFFGIMPMEANYIDPQQRLFLQSAWHAFEDAGYTKADLNGKNCGVYVGCMTSDYQKIIEQQTPPNAFAMLGTHAAVLPARLSYWLNLKGPAVAFDTACSSSLVALHQACNSIRLGETKMALVSSVYLVVNERDLTTASQAGMLSKTDGCKTFDQSADGIAIGEAVTAIVLKPLQEAERDGDQIYGVIKGSGTNQDGYTSGMTAPNSLSQAALINDVYHRFGIEHDSVDYIETHGTGTKLGDPIECEALATVFGGEAEHREYTKPCYLGALKPNIGHSFNAAGMSSLIKVLMAFKYKTIPPVTKVSKVNDLINIANSRLVLPQEPVTWTESIGKPMRAGVTALGYTGTNAHVILDAYSRVERPSKITEFVPRYQCVVISESTPQRLAKLIEELVKLESRWQQHDMYPEIKDIAYTSQHCRIHHKYRAVIIACSKPTFSNALKRLKMISPKQLADGVSESAEYVENNIENRLEQWGVVTGCVNKDEQLIFNNISNEKEHLFYDKMTLAKCWCIDGVHVKDILSTSDILEQVNAIKVSLPLRSFETQSFWISADNNANKAEGLKKQGTLYPENKLVKENKLRPLKLEEIKRPNHEERKKLSVYIKGLDTLSI